A window from Falco naumanni isolate bFalNau1 chromosome 3, bFalNau1.pat, whole genome shotgun sequence encodes these proteins:
- the SCX gene encoding basic helix-loop-helix transcription factor scleraxis, giving the protein MSFAMLRSAPSRYLYPEISMLSEDEENGSESSGSDEKPYHLDADGYGLKASKRRSGKKPNRINREPRQRHTANARERDRTNSVNTAFTALRTLIPTEPADRKLSKIETLRLASSYISHLGNVLLVGEACGDGQPCHTTPAFYHHGGGSPPARDTENSQPKQICTFCLSNQRKLSKDRDRKTAIRS; this is encoded by the coding sequence ATGTCCTTTGCCATGCTGCGCTCGGCCCCCAGCCGGTACCTGTACCCCGAGATCAGCATGCTGTCGGAGGACGAGGAGAACGGCAGCGAGAGCTCCGGCTCCGACGAGAAGCCCTACCACCTGGATGCCGACGGCTACGGCCTCAAGGCCAGCAAGCGCAGGAGCGGCAAGAAACCCAACCGGATCAACAGGGAGCCCCGGCAGCGTCACACGGCCAACGCGCGGGAGCGTGACCGCACCAACAGCGTCAACACTGCCTTCACCGCCCTCCGCACGCTCATCCCCACCGAGCCGGCCGACAGAAAGCTCTCCAAGATCGAGACCTTGAGACTGGCCTCCAGCTACATCTCCCACCTGGGGAAcgtgctgctggtgggggagGCGTGCGGGGACGGGCAGCCCTGCCACACCACCCCTGCCTTCTACCACCACGGCGGCGGCAGCCCCCCCGCGCGCGACACCGAGAACTCCCAGCCCAAACAGATCTGCACTTTCTGCCTCAGCAACCAGAGGAAGCTG